In Saccharomyces eubayanus strain FM1318 chromosome XV, whole genome shotgun sequence, a single window of DNA contains:
- the GPD2 gene encoding glycerol-3-phosphate dehydrogenase (NAD(+)) GPD2, with product MLALRRLTRYTFLKRTHPVLSAHRAYKFFPLSSTCSRRTFQIQLRSKMTAHINHKSHNGNQDDHPFKRSDSAVSIMHLKREPFKITVIGSGNWGTTIAKVIAENTELHSHIFNPEVRMWVFDEKIGDENLTDIINTRHQNVKYLPNIDLPHNLVADPDLLHSIKGADILVFNIPHQFLPNIVKQLQGHVAPHVRAISCLKGFELGSKGVQLLSSYVTDELGVQCGALSGANLAPEVAKEHWSETTVAYQLPKDYQGEGKDVDHKVLKLLFHRPYFHVNVIDDVAGISIAGALKNVVALACGFVEGMGWGNNASAAIQRLGLGEIIKFGRMFFPESKVETYYQESAGVADLITTCSGGRNVKVATYMAKTGKSALEAEKELLNGQSAQGIITCREVHEWLQTCELTQEYPLFEAVYQIVYNNVRMEDLPEMIEELDIEDK from the coding sequence ATGCTTGCTCTCAGACGGTTAACAAGATACACATTCCTCAAGCGAACGCATCCGGTGTTATCTGCTCATCGTGCATATAAATTTTTCCCTTTAAGTTCCACTTGCTCAAGAAGAACATTTCAGATACAACTGCGCTCGAAGATGACTGCTCATATCAACCACAAATCGCACAACGGTAACCAAGATGACCATCCGTTCAAAAGATCAGACTCTGCGGTGTCGATTATGCATTTGAAACGTGAGCCTTTCAARATCACAGTGATTGGTTCCGGTAACTGGGGGACCACCATCGCCAAAGTTATTGCAGAAAACACAGAGCTGCATTCTCATATTTTCAACCCGGAAGTGAGAATGTGGGTGTTTGATGAGAAGATCGGTGACGAAAATCTAACGGATATCATAAATACAAGACATCAAAACGTCAAATATCTACCAAATATCGACCTGCCCCACAACCTGGTGGCTGATCCCGATCTTTTGCATTCCATCAAGGGTGCTGATATCCTTGTCTTCAACATCCCTCATCAATTCTTACCTAATATAGTCAAACAGCTACAAGGCCACGTGGCCCCTCACGTAAGAGCCATCTCGTGTCTCAAAGGGTTCGAACTGGGCTCCAAGGGTGTTCAGTTGCTGTCCTCCTACGTCACCGACGAGTTAGGAGTCCAATGTGGTGCATTATCCGGCGCCAACCTAGCCCCCGAAGTGGCCAAGGAACACTGGTCCGAAACCACCGTGGCCTACCAACTGCCAAAGGACTACCAAGGTGAAGGCAAGGACGTAGACCACAAGGTTCTAAAACTACTGTTCCACAGACCTTACTTCCACGTCAACGTCATCGACGATGTTGCTGGTATCTCCATTGCAGGtgctttgaaaaacgtCGTAGCACTGGCCTGCGGGTTCGTAGAAGGCATGGGATGGGGTAACAACGCCTCCGCTGCCATCCAGAGACTGGGTCTGGGCGAGATCATCAAGTTCGGGAGAATGTTCTTCCCGGAATCCAAGGTCGAGACCTACTACCAGGAGTCCGCTGGTGTGGCTGATCTAATCACCACATGTTCAGGCGGCAGAAACGTCAAGGTCGCTACGTACATGGCCAAGACCGGCAAGTCCGCCCTGGAAGCAGAAAAGGAACTGCTAAACGGCCAGTCCGCCCAGGGGATCATCACATGCAGAGAAGTCCACGAGTGGCTGCAAACGTGTGAGTTGACCCAAGAATACCCACTGTTCGAGGCGGTGTACCAGATAGTTTACAACAACGTCCGCATGGAAGACCTACCGGAAATGATTGAAGAACTAGACATCGAGGACAAATAG
- a CDS encoding dipeptidyl-peptidase III, translating to MNQYFADHDAPLSMLSVKTEYFPQLTEKEQKYAHFMSKASHAGSRVVMRQVSHETEPIFDLVLAIHANLSGQYPVDDSTEKQQTEFYLEYVSQFLSNLGNYKSFGDSKFIPRCEVEFFQKLLKLAKIDPSSSPSTLSPADVNHNFTSHKLFSTINELVAVGVYHVDEKAALLGFPSQGYTSAYYLGQPVTPEDMALLKEQLFAELAILPENTRIKKIDDRSFQIWVASENVKNEIAETYPNGQIILLNNTTKVEFIFGDHSREMRLIASYLKEAQNYAANDTQKAMLQEYIDHFVTGSSHSHKEAQKLWVKDISPIIETNIGFIETYREPSGIIGEFESLVAIQNKKRTAKFSSLVNNAEEFISLLPWSEDYEKPNFNPPDFTSLEVLTFTGSGIPAGINIPNYDDVRLKIGFKNVSLGNILSAAAKSSSKHPPSFISAEDRLIFEQYQSESFEVQVGIHELLGHGSGKLLTEFTDGFNFDKDHPPLGLDGNSVKTYYKLGETWGSKFGQLAGPFEECRAEVIAMFLITNRKILDIFGFHDEESQDNVVYAGYLQMARAGLLALEYWNPKTGKWGQPHMQARYSIMKTFMKHCKDKNFLKLEINDTMDDFTIKLDKTLIKTAGLECVKDYLQHLHVYKCSGDVEQGSKYFIDRSTVTPDLASLRDIVVSKRLPRRQFIQANSHVNGENVSLVEYEETPRGMLQSFLDREL from the coding sequence ATGAATCAGTATTTCGCAGATCATGATGCTCCTTTGAGCATGCTTTCTGTAAAAACAGAATATTTTCCTCAATTGACtgaaaaagagcaaaaataTGCACATTTCATGTCAAAGGCATCCCACGCAGGTTCAAGGGTGGTGATGAGACAAGTCTCTCATGAAACTGAACCGATCTTTGACCTAGTCCTTGCTATTCACGCAAACTTAAGTGGTCAGTACCCAGTGGACGATAGTACTGAAAAGCAACAAACGGAATTCTATCTAGAATACGTATCTCAATTTTTATCCAATTTGGGTAATTACAAATCCTTTGGTGACAGTAAATTCATTCCTCGTTGTGAAGTGgaattcttccaaaaacttttgaagttGGCGAAAATCGACCCTTCTTCATCTCCGTCGACCTTGTCGCCTGCAGACGTCAACCATAACTTCACATCTCATAAACTTTTCTCCACTATCAATGAGTTGGTCGCGGTTGGTGTCTACCACGTGGACGAAAAGGCTGCTCTCTTAGGGTTCCCTTCTCAAGGTTACACTTCAGCATATTATCTGGGTCAACCTGTAACACCTGAAGATATGGCCCTCTTAAAAGAGCAACTATTCGCAGAACTTGCCATCTTGCCTGAGAATacaagaatcaaaaaaatcgatgatcgatcttttcaaatctggGTTGCTTCTGAGAATGTTAAAAACGAAATAGCAGAGACCTATCCTAATGGACAGATCATATTGCTCAATAATACAACCAAAGTGGAATTCATATTCGGTGACCACTCACGTGAGATGCGTTTAATAGCTTCGTACCTAAAAGAGGCTCAAAATTACGCAGCCAATGATACTCAAAAAGCGATGCTTCAAGAATACATCGACCATTTCGTCACGGGCTCATCGCATTCTCATAAGGAAGCACAAAAATTATGGGTGAAGGATATTTCTCCCATCATCGAAACGAACATTGGATTCATCGAAACATACAGAGAACCTTCTGGTATAATCGGGGAATTTGAATCATTGGTTGCTATTCAGAACAAAAAACGTACTGCCAAATTTTCTAGTTTGGTTAACAACGCTGAAGAATTTATTTCGTTATTACCGTGGTCTGAAGATTATGAAAAGCCGAACTTTAACCCACCAGATTTCACCTCCCTAGAAGTTCTAACATTCACAGGGTCGGGAATACCAGCAGGTATCAATATCCCAAATTATGACGATGTCAGATTAAAGATCGGGTTCAAGAATGTTTCTTTAGGGAACATCTTGAGCGCGGCTGCCAAAAGCTCATCTAAGCACCCACCAAGTTTCATTTCCGCCGAAGATCgtttaatttttgaacaGTATCAGAGTGAATCCTTTGAAGTTCAAGTAGGAATCCATGAATTATTAGGCCATGGATCAGGGAAACTATTGACCGAATTTACAGATGGGTTCAACTTTGATAAGGACCATCCACCTTTGGGTTTGGACGGGAATTCCGTGAAGACGTACTACAAGTTGGGAGAAACTTGGGGCTCAAAATTTGGACAATTAGCGGGTCCCTTTGAAGAGTGTCGTGCTGAAGTAATCGCCATGTTTTTGATTACTAATAGGAAGattttggatatttttggttttcatGATGAGGAATCTCAGGATAATGTGGTATATGCTGGGTATTTACAAATGGCCCGTGCAGGTCTATTGGCGCTAGAATATTGGAACCCTaaaactggaaaatggGGGCAACCACACATGCAAGCGAGATACTCTATCATGAAAACATTCATGAAGCATTGTAAAGACAAGAATTTCCTAAAGTTGGAAATCAACGACACGATGGATGACTTCACCATCAAGTTGGATAAAACTCTCATCAAGACTGCCGGGCTTGAATGTGTAAAGGACTACTTACAACATTTACATGTTTACAAATGCTCAGGTGACGTGGAACAAGGTAGTAAGTATTTTATCGATAGATCAACTGTGACACCAGATTTGGCCTCTTTGAGAGACATTGTTGTTTCCAAGAGATTACCAAGAAGGCAATTTATTCAGGCAAATTCACATGTCAATGGCGAGAATGTTTCTTTGGTAGAATACGAAGAAACTCCGCGAGGCATGTTACAATCCTTCCTGGATAGAGAACTGTAA
- the MAM3 gene encoding Mam3p, translating to MSLLSLRSRSRSGAPHWLYMFLYHIFTIPKIYSLPLVSRSHGFGTRDAVDSGPSPGGEAGVTTYYIISVILVLLGGVFAGLTLALMGQDEVYLKVISTSGSHSEKKLANRVLNLISKGKHWVLVTLLLSNVITNETLPIVLDRCLGGGWQAVFLSTILIVIFGEIIPQSVCVKYGLQVGAFFCPFVLVLMYAMYPVAYPIATLLDYMLGEDHGTMYKKSGLKTLVTLHRTMGVERLTQDEVTIISAVLDLKEKKVEEIMTPIENVFTMSADTILDDTTVEKIFNSGFSRIPIFLPNEPNNFIGMLLVRVLISYDPDDCLPISHFPLATLPETSPKTSCLNILNYFQEGKAHMCVVSKEPGSSHGAIGVLTLEDVIEELIGEEIVDESDVFVDMHQHIMRQQPGPLSKRHITSYLHHLYTNSHKDHRNADQIDESSPLLSPSTSNHPTEHQQLSSDNSKPGNRKVLNGDVDKPNPALNATSRLALSSPTPQPTEHSVIIPSNLASNPLNINKSFVTIKKPSNVPTIITTLTPRPSKEQNTPPLSSDKSLSTEENQLLSEHAELSRQAILHTQKSGEPTRVTTSTNTTRNSPDSITIPNSNSGADHLNENQNVTISSSYQNTKNGIVESVITVKGVPKTIIGPAKDWDESRSEHDNYRSDRENSNLTDDRDSSSSETSLFSSIKNKFKNENNNNDRSNYVSSRGSNFEANGSSSAMKR from the coding sequence atgTCGTTATTGTCGTTAAGGTCCAGGTCACGATCTGGCGCCCCTCATTGGCTGTACATGTTCCTGTATCACATCTTCACCATTCCCAAGATATACTCGCTCCCGTTGGTCTCTAGGTCGCACGGGTTTGGTACAAGAGACGCTGTCGACTCCGGCCCTAGCCCCGGCGGCGAGGCTGGCGTGACCACGTACTACATCATCTCTGTCATCCTGGTTTTGCTGGGTGGGGTGTTTGCCGGGCTGACGCTGGCGCTGATGGGCCAGGACGAAGTGTACCTGAAAGTCATCAGCACGTCCGGCTCGCACTCGGAGAAGAAGCTGGCCAACCGGGTGCTCAACCTGATATCGAAGGGCAAGCACTGGGTCCTGGTCACGCTGCTTCTCTCTAACGTCATCACCAATGAAACCCTGCCTATTGTTCTGGACAGGTGTCTTGGGGGTGGCTGGCAAGCTGTCTTCCTGTCCACGATTCTGATTGTCATTTTTGGTGAGATCATCCCACAGAGTGTCTGTGTCAAGTACGGGCTGCAAGTCGGCGCCTTCTTCTGTCCCTTCGTTCTCGTCCTGATGTACGCGATGTATCCAGTCGCGTACCCGATTGCCACCTTGCTGGACTACATGCTAGGTGAGGACCATGGTACCATGTACAAAAAGTCCGGGTTGAAAACTTTGGTCACTTTGCACAGAACCATGGGTGTGGAACGGTTGACCCAGGACGAAGTCACCATCATCTCTGCTGTTTTGGACctgaaggaaaaaaaagtcgaGGAAATCATGACCCCGATTGAAAACGTCTTCACGATGAGTGCTGACACCATCCTGGACGACACAACTGTCGAAAAGATCTTCAACTCGGGCTTTTCCAGAATCCCGATTTTCTTGCCCAATGAACCAAACAACTTCATCGGAATGCTACTGGTCCGCGTCCTTATCTCCTACGACCCTGATGATTGTCTGCCCATCTCCCATTTCCCCCTGGCCACATTGCCCGAAACGTCTCCAAAGACATCTTGCctgaatattttgaacTATTTCCAGGAGGGAAAAGCCCACATGTGTGTCGTTAGCAAAGAACCAGGTTCCTCTCATGGCGCCATTGGTGTTTTGACTTTGGAAGATGTCATCGAGGAATTGATCGGCGAAGAAATTGTAGACGAGTCCGATGTCTTTGTGGACATGCATCAGCACATCATGAGGCAACAACCGGGCCCCTTAAGCAAAAGACACATCACCTCTTATTTGCATCATTTGTACACCAACTCTCATAAGGACCATCGCAATGCTGACCAGATAGACGAGTCTTCCCCTCTTTTATCTCCATCTACTTCCAACCACCCAACTGAACACCAACAATTGTCTTCGGACAATAGTAAACCTGGGAATCGAAAGGTACTCAATGGCGATGTAGATAAGCCCAATCCAGCCCTGAATGCCACGTCAAGATTGGCTTTATCATCCCCGACCCCACAACCAACGGAACATAGCGTCATCATACCTTCGAACCTAGCGTCCAATCCGCTGAATATCAATAAATCCTTCGTCACCATCAAAAAGCCTTCCAATGTTCCGACCATTATCACCACCCTAACTCCCCGCCCCAGCAAAGAACAGAACACACCACCTCTCTCCAGCGATAAGTCACTCTCCACCGAAGAAAACCAACTGTTAAGTGAACATGCCGAACTATCTCGTCAAGCTATCCTCCATACTCAAAAGTCAGGCGAACCAACCAGAGTCACCACGTCGACAAACACTACGAGAAACAGTCCCGATAGCATAACAATTCCGAATTCGAATTCGGGTGCAGACCATCTCAACGAAAACCAAAACGTAACGATCTCGTCCTCTTACCAAAACACTAAAAACGGTATTGTGGAATCAGTGATCACAGTTAAGGGTGTTCCGAAGACAATCATTGGTCCCGCTAAGGACTGGGACGAATCTAGAAGCGAACACGATAATTACCGTTCTGATCgagaaaattcaaacttGACTGATGACAGAGACAGTTCAAGTTCAGAAACGAGTTTATTTTCCAGTATTAAGAATAAATTCAAGAACGAgaataacaacaacgacCGTTCCAATTACGTGAGTTCAAGAGGTTCCAATTTCGAAGCTAACGGATCTTCGTCTGCCATgaaaaggtaa
- the ARG1 gene encoding argininosuccinate synthase: MSKGKVCLAYSGGLDTSVILAWLLDEGYEVVAFMANLGQEEDFDAAREKALKIGACKFVSVDCREEFVKDILFPAVQVNAVYEDVYLLGTSLARPVIAKAQIDVAKQEGCFAVSHGCTGKGNDQIRFELSFYALKPDVVCITPWRLPEFFERFAGRKDLLDYAAQKGIPVTQTKSKPWSTDENEAHISYEAGILEDPDTTPPKDMWKLTVDPMDAPDQPQDLTIDFERGLPVKLTYTDNKTSKETSVTKPLDVFLAASNLARANGVGRIDIVEDRYINLKSRGCYEQAPLTVLRRAHVDLEGLTLDREVRQLRDSFVTPNYSRLIYNGSYFTPECEYIRSMIQPSQNSVNGTVRVRLYKGSVSILGRSTKTEKLYDPTESSMDELTGFLPTDTTGFIAIQAIRIKKYGEAKKSRSEELTL, from the coding sequence ATGTCTAAAGGAAAGGTTTGTTTGGCTTACTCTGGTGGTTTGGATACCTCCGTCATTTTGGCTTGGTTGCTGGATGAAGGCTACGAAGTTGTGGCTTTCATGGCTAACTTGggtcaagaagaagattttgatgCCGCTAGAGAAAAGGCTTTGAAGATCGGTGCTTGTAAGTTTGTTAGTGTGGACTGTCGTGAAGAATTCGTCAAGGACATTTTGTTCCCTGCTGTGCAGGTCAATGCTGTGTACGAAGACGTTTATTTATTGGGTACTTCTTTGGCTAGACCGGTTATTGCCAAGGCCCAAATCGATGTTGCTAAGCAAGAAGGTTGTTTCGCCGTTTCTCACGGATGTACTGGTAAAGGTAATGACCAGATCAGATTCGAACTATCTTTCTACGCTTTGAAGCCAGATGTCGTGTGTATTACTCCATGGAGATTGCCAGAATTTTTCGAAAGATTTGCCGGTAGAAAGGACTTGTTGGACTACGCTGCCCAAAAGGGTATCCCAGTCACCCAAACAAAGTCCAAGCCATGGTCCACTGACGAAAACGAAGCTCATATCTCTTACGAAGCCGGTATCTTGGAAGACCCAGATACCACCCCACCAAAGGACATGTGGAAGTTGACCGTGGACCCAATGGATGCTCCAGACCAACCACAAGATTTGACTATCGACTTCGAGCGTGGTCTACCAGTTAAGTTGACCTACACAGACAACAAAACCTCCAAGGAAACCTCTGTGACCAAGCCTTTGGACGTCTTCTTGGCAGCATCCAATTTGGCCAGAGCCAACGGTGTCGGTAGAATCGATATCGTCGAAGATCGTTACATCAACTTGAAATCCAGAGGTTGTTACGAACAGGCCCCATTGACCGTTTTGAGAAGAGCCCACGTTGATTTGGAAGGTTTGACCTTGGACAGAGAAGTTCGTCAATTGAGAGACTCCTTCGTTACACCAAACTACTCTAGGTTGATATACAACGGTTCCTACTTCACCCCAGAATGTGAATACATCAGATCCATGATCCAACCTTCCCAAAATAGTGTCAACGGTACCGTTAGAGTCAGACTATATAAGGGTAGCGTCAGCATCTTGGGTAGATCTACCAAGACTGAAAAGTTGTACGACCCAACTGAATCATCTATGGATGAATTGACCGGGTTCTTGCCTACTGACACCACTGGTTTCATCGCCATTCAAGCCATCAGAATTAAGAAGTACGGTGAGGCCAAAAAATCTAGAAGTGAAGAATTGACTTTGTAA
- the THI20 gene encoding trifunctional hydroxymethylpyrimidine kinase/phosphomethylpyrimidine kinase/thiaminase: MTYASVSINTPPPYLTLASNEKLPVVLSIAGTDPSGGAGLEADMKTITAHRCYAMTCVTSVNVQTPAKVYSIHNTPKDVVSQILDTNLQDMKCDVIKTGMLTVPAIEVLHEKLLQLGENRPKLVVDPVFVATAGSSLAGEDVVTLIRDKIAPFAEVLTPNIPECFKLLGEERKINKLHDIFEIGKELAKITKCANILVKGGHIPWSDEGEKYITDVLYLGAEQKFIVFKGNFVNTTHTHGTGCTLASAIASNLARGYSLPQSVYGGVEYVQNAVAIGCDVTNPQIKDNGPINHVYAIEIPLEKMITDECFTALDVLPKKQIASAADKIPGGNFFEYLINHPKVKPHWDSYVNHEFVKKVADGTLERKKFRFFIEQDYAYLVDYARVHCIAGSKAPCLEDIEKELSIVASVRNEMGEHEKRLTEEFGVPDQAYFQNIARGPALKAYSRYFNDVSRRGNWQELVAALTPCLMGYGYALTKMKGKVTAAEGSAYYKWCETYSSPWYCAAMAEGELLLNHILETYPPEQLDTLVTIYAEVCELETNFWTAALEYE, from the coding sequence ATGACCTACGCTTCAGTCAGCATCAACACTCCCCCACCATATCTTACTTTGGCCAGCAACGAAAAATTGCCAGTCGTGTTATCCATCGCTGGAACAGACCCCAGTGGTGGTGCTGGTCTGGAAGCTGATATGAAAACTATCACGGCGCACAGATGTTATGCCATGACATGTGTCACCTCTGTAAATGTTCAAACTCCAGCAAAAGTCTACAGTATTCACAACACACCAAAGGATGTTGTATCTCAAATCTTGGACACCAATTTACAAGACATGAAATGTGATGTTATCAAGACCGGTATGCTTACCGTACCTGCTATTGAGGTTTTGCACGAAAAGTTGTTGCAACTTGGTGAAAATAGACCTAAACTGGTGGTTGATCCAGTCTTTGTTGCTACTGCCGGTTCTTCATTAGCTGGCGAAGATGTAGTTACTTTGATTAGGGACAAAATTGCTCCTTTTGCAGAAGTTTTGACACCTAATATTCCAGAGTGTTTCAAACTGCTAGGcgaagaaagaaaaattaacaaactgcatgatatttttgaaataggTAAGGAACTTGCCAAAATCACTAAATGTGCCAATATCCTAGTGAAAGGTGGCCATATTCCATGGAGTGACGAAGGTGAAAAATACATTACCGATGTTCTTTACTTAGGTGCAGAACAAAAGTTTATCGTCTTTAAAGGCAATTTCGTCAATACCACGCACACCCATGGTACCGGATGCACTCTTGCTTCTGCCATTGCGTCCAACCTAGCTCGTGGTTATTCTCTTCCTCAATCTGTTTACGGTGGTGTTGAATACGTCCAAAATGCCGTGGCCATTGGCTGTGATGTTACCAACCCACAAATTAAGGATAATGGCCCAATAAATCATGTCTATGCTATAGAAATCCCACtagaaaaaatgattaCCGATGAATGCTTTACCGCACTAGACGTCTTACCTAAAAAGCAAATTGCAAGTGCTGCTGACAAAATTCCAGGCGGCAATTTTTTCGAATACTTGATCAATCACCCTAAAGTTAAGCCACACTGGGACTCATATGTGAACCACGAATTTGTTAAAAAGGTGGCTGACGGTACATTAGAGCGTAAGAAGTTCAGATTCTTTATTGAACAAGATTATGCATACTTAGTTGACTACGCTAGAGTTCACTGTATCGCGGGTAGTAAAGCTCCATGTCTAGAAGATATAGAGAAGGAATTATCCATTGTTGCAAGTGTTCGTAATGAAATGGGTGAGCATGAAAAGAGACTAACGGAAGAATTTGGTGTCCCAGACCAAGCATACTTCCAAAACATTGCTAGAGGACCAGCATTAAAGGCCTACTCTCGTTACTTCAATGATGTTTCCAGAAGAGGTAACTGGCAAGAGTTAGTTGCCGCCTTGACTCCTTGTTTAATGGGTTATGGTTATGCTTTGACCAAGATGAAGGGTAAAGTCACTGCAGCTGAGGGTTCTGCTTACTACAAGTGGTGTGAAACTTACAGTTCTCCATGGTACTGTGCTGCCATGGCCGAAGGTGAACTACTTCTAAATCACATCTTGGAAACATACCCTCCAGAGCAACTTGATACATTGGTGACGATCTATGCTGAAGTTTGTGAATTGGAAACTAATTTCTGGACTGCCGCCCTAGAATACGAATGA
- the PRS5 gene encoding ribose phosphate diphosphokinase subunit PRS5, translating into MSNIVVFGGDSHPELVTKICENLDIHPLQVELGKFSNGETSIALRESVREKDVYIIQSGCGQVNDTLMQLLILISACKSASASRVTAVMPYLCYSRQPDIPYTATGAPIISKPKESYTFESHPGTPVSSSLMTQRPGAESSLKSLDSAIRSTINLENPQPIRTPNINATANNNPEIKKTLSFSRIPMIPGGKLQNTSNSKDAGELFNAQNAGYKLWVVQAGTLIAHLLSAAGADHVITMDLHDPQFPGFFDIPVDNLYCKPIAQNYIQHRIPDYQDAVIVSPDAGGAKRATAIADALELSFALIHKERRSQLLKGPPDATLTSGGSLPVSPRPLVTTLVSSQNMTTSIATGVAALEMKKTTSNSSTSSQSSNSSKFVQTTMLVGDVRNKVCIIVDDLVDTSYTITRAAKLLKDQGSTKVYALITHGIFSGDALERIGQSSIDKLIISNTVPQDRTLQYLGKERVDVIDVSCIIGEAIRRIHNGESISMLFEHGW; encoded by the coding sequence ATGAGTAATATTGTTGTCTTTGGAGGGGACTCGCACCCCGAGCTGGTGACCAAGATCTGTGAGAATTTAGACATTCATCCGTTGCAGGTGGAATTGGGGAAGTTTTCTAATGGGGAGACGAGCATTGCCCTGCGTGAGTCTGTTCGTGAGAAGGACGTGTATATCATCCAGAGTGGGTGCGGTCAAGTGAATGACACACTTATGCAGCTGTTGATCCTGATCAGTGCTTGTAAGTCTGCGTCTGCCTCGAGGGTCACTGCGGTAATGCCGTATCTCTGCTACTCGAGACAGCCTGATATTCCATACACTGCCACGGGTGCCCCCATCATTTCCAAACCCAAGGAGAGCTACACTTTTGAATCGCATCCAGGCACCCCggtgtcttcttcattgatGACGCAAAGACCAGGTGCTGAAAGTTCGTTGAAGAGCTTGGATAGTGCCATACGATCCACCATCAATCTGGAAAATCCTCAACCTATCAGAACACCAAACATCAACGCCACAGCGAACAACAATCCcgaaatcaaaaaaacgCTTTCGTTTTCCAGAATCCCCATGATTCCTGGTGGTAAATTACAAAACACAAGCAACAGCAAGGATGCAGGTGAATTGTTCAACGCTCAAAACGCGGGCTACAAGTTATGGGTAGTACAAGCCGGTACTTTGATTGCTCATTTGTTGAGCGCTGCGGGCGCTGACCATGTGATCACCATGGATCTGCATGATCCACAATTCCCAGGGTTTTTTGATATCCCAGTGGATAACCTTTACTGCAAACCAATTGCTCAAAATTATATCCAACACCGCATTCCAGATTATCAAGATGCAGTGATCGTTTCTCCAGATGCTGGTGGTGCCAAGAGGGCCACCGCGATCGCAGACGCTCTAGAATTATCGTTTGCTCTGATTCATAAAGAGAGAAGATCTCAGTTACTAAAGGGTCCTCCGGATGCTACATTGACTTCAGGTGGTTCGTTGCCTGTATCTCCAAGACCGTTGGTGACGACACTTGTATCTTCTCAAAACATGACTACATCAATTGCCACAGGTGTTGCAGCTctagaaatgaaaaaaacaacatcaaACTCTTCCACTTCATCTCAATCCTCTAATTCATCCAAGTTTGTTCAGACCACCATGCTTGTTGGTGACGTGAGAAACAAGGTGTGCATTATCGTGGACGATTTAGTAGATACTTCATACACCATCACGAGGGCTGCCAAATTATTGAAGGATCAAGGTTCCACCAAAGTTTACGCTCTGATTACACACGGTATCTTTTCTGGGGATGCACTGGAGAGAATCGGCCAGAGTAGTATAGATAAGCTAATTATTTCCAATACTGTCCCTCAAGACAGAACCTTACAATACCTGGGCAAGGAAAGAGTGGACGTTATTGATGTTTCTTGCATAATAGGTGAAGCTATCAGAAGAATCCATAATGGTGAGTCCATTTCTATGTTGTTTGAACATGGTTGGTAG